Part of the Triticum urartu cultivar G1812 chromosome 2, Tu2.1, whole genome shotgun sequence genome, TTAATGATGAAAAATCTTTAAAAATTTGCCATGATGAAAGTGTAAAATTACCTCATCAAATCAGTAAAAAGAAATCTGCCATTGCCTATAGAAGTTAATTTGCTATGGTTCCATAAAAGTGAATTTGCCATGGTTCATAAAGTGAATTTGCCATGCTCCATGAAATGAATTTGTCATGGTAAAAcacttgtatattccaatgaggCTATGACGACACAATTTGCCAACCCCAATCTGATTGATTTGGTAAGCTACTGTCAAACATACAAACACATATCTCTACTCCTAAgggagcagttggtagtctcgctTCCAGGTTTTTTTTAGTCCCACCTCCCACGGTTTTTTTCGTCCTAAAAATATCTACGAAATTTCGTAGGTTAACCAGGGACAACTCCCACCTCCCAGGTTTTTTTTAGTTCCACCTCCCATGGTTTTTTTTGGTACCTCGTCCCACCTCACACTAAGCCGCCACGAACCGCAAAAATCgcctaccttagccaaatcaacaaatctctctcattaatgcaattttctttaggaaacaaataatagattctttcctaccttagccaaatcaacggatctcttctattaatgcaatttgctttagcaaacaaataatagattctttcctaccttagccaaatcaacaGATCTCTCCCATTAATGCAATCTGCTTTAGTaaacaaataatagattctttcctaccttagccaaatctacgaaatctctctcattaatgcaatttgctttaggaaacaaataatagattttCAGGAAACAAATAATCTCTAATCTCTAATAATTTCTACTCCTAATGAAGCAGTTGGTAGTCTCCTCCCACCTTCCATGGTTTTTTTGGTACCTCCTCCCATCTTCGCTGGTTTTTTTTCGTAGATTTTTTTCGTCCCCTCTCCTCACTTCATCGGTTTATTTTCACGTCACCCTCTCACACAACGAAAGAAATCTAAACAGATCAGAACTTTTCATACTGGCGCAAGTTATTTAGTAATGTAGAATCAATCACGAACaatctctaaagatcaaatctaaattaattaacctTACCTTAAATCACTCAATTACATTAATTAGAAAACAAATAATTGATTTTCAAAAAATCGCTCAATCACGTAAACCTTACCTTAACTCACGGATGGTAATCAATCTCCAAACAAAGGAAACAATACATCAAGGGAGCAGTAAATAAACTCCCTTTCTTATGACATGTATATGACCTTTCCTTCCCTCTACGTTGTCGAGCGTTCTTGATTCTCGAGGCCGATGCTTGGGCTGCGTCACTGGGTCGCGACGGTGCTGGAGGACGAGGACGGCGAAGCCGGGTGCCGCGGCACCGCGTTGGCCGCGGCCGGTGAAGGGGGCAAAGAAGGGCGGCTTCCCTGGCCCTGGCCATGGCTGTGACCCTGGGAGTTGGTGCGGTGGAAGTGGCACTTGAAGGACACGGCGTGGGTGGCCGACGCGCAGACGCGCTTGGAAGCGGGCCCGTGGCCCGTGCCGGACGGCGCCGACGCCGACCCGGGCCACCTCCTCCGCGTATTCTTGGAGCTGTGGCTGGCCGATTTACATGAAATTAATTCCCTCAGTTGTGGTGGCAAATATAATACACATAATCCATATTGTTATGTACTAGcgtgtgtgtgtgaaatagatggattatggtcccgtacCTAATAAGatggatgtgtgtgtgtgttagagagagagagagggagagggggagagagtgaggaagagggaggcAGAGAGTGTGTGTGAGGAATTGATGGTAAAAAAAGGTCGCCAATGTCACTTGATATATATGAGAATATTAATATTGAACTTTTAAAGTTAATgtggccccgttgcaacgcacgggtgTTCTTCTAGTAAATATAAAAAGTTGACCATGACAACACATACAAATTTTTTTattgaaaaaggaaaaaaatcccAGAGACATCATGGTAAAATTGCCATGAGAACAAAATATGTTATGTTGCAGTAAGGGAAAAATATACTTTGGCATGGCCAGCAGAAAGTTGGAGACATGTCAAATTATAAAgcataagggcatctccaacaacAACCCATAAATTTCCTCCTGCATCCATCCGCGGACAAGGGACCAGTCCGTGGACACGGATGTGGGAGGCCGCCATTCAATGCTATCTTTTATATGTCCGCTTGTAAAGGGCAATTTCATATTCAAATTTACTCCGACCCACCCAGCACGCTGGGTCACACCGCCGCTAGACCGCATGCCCGATCACAACAAAAAAAGAGGCAAGTGTGCTTAGTGTTTACATGCCCGAGTTCAAAAGAATATCAATCTGACAGTCCGTGCAATTTTTTGCCCTACCGGAGTGACAATTCCAGCCATCTGCTCCCCGATGAAGATGTTGTCGCCGTCGCGTAGGCAGCCTCCACCTCGGCGTCCGCCTCTGCCGCGTCCTCATTCTCCGCCTTCGTCAACTGATCTTTCTGCCGTTGCAACATCTGGCAGCGAACGGATTGCAAGGTTATTCTTGCGTCGGCATCCAAAGAGTCCACATTCAAGGTCAACATCTTGGTGTCCTCCGCATTGGTGGTATCTTTAACTTCTTTTCCTTGAGCACGATCTTTGCGGATTTTCATATTATTTGATGTCATAGACCTTTGCAGATTTTCCTTTGGACCTTTAAAGAAGTTTGGCTTACGAATATCTTACAACTTCAATTATTTTGGAATGAATGAAGTACATTTAGTTGACCGATTCAACGAACATAGCTCCTCGATCGGTGTTGCGCATACAGCTTTGTGACTAGTTAATCTAATCTTAGTCGGCTAGTTATTTGATCTGTATGAGTAGAAACTAGAAAGGGTAATAAAGTTCATTTCAGAATCAAATTGAGTAGGCGATATACGTCTACAACTGACGTTCGAAGAGACAATAAAGTAACAACTAACAAGAAGCTAGCAAGATTGCAAACATTAAACATTGAGAAAATAAAACTTCTAGTAACATCTTCTCATATTTTTAGGGCTCCAGATCAGTGGAGGGCTGGAGGAGGCTCAAGGCTAGCTTAGCAAACGCGGTTACTGCTTTAAGGGAGAAGCGTGCTGCTCAGTGCTTCACGTGTCTCGAATGCAGCTCTGACGATCTTCAGAACCTGTTGAGACAGCACAAGAAAACCAGTGAGAACTTCAGAACTTCTAATATATGCTCAACTCCCTCCGTAGCATCCATGCATTGTTTACCGGCAATGGAAAAAGATAATACCTGGGTTTTGTTGAGCGTGAGTTCTTTCTCCACAAGCTTATTCTTCGGAATGTTGGATGCGTGCAGGAGCTGGATGGTGTTGGTCAAGGATAACGGCATAATCTGGAGATCGTTGGTCACCATGAAGTTTATTGGGGTACCTTTGATGTAGCCTCTAACACCAGTATCATCATGGGATCTGGGATTCATCTCCAAATAACGACGTGCAAAGATTCGTCTACCAGCCAATTCTTCTACCTGCAGTACATTGCTGCTGCACCCAAAGAAAGGCGCTACCTTTGGGGTCAGCAGTACGCCTTGACATTCTTCTTTCACACTTCCAGCTACACTCCTGTAAAGATTACCCATGCATCCCTTCTGGGGCAAGTGACTAAAAGTCTTCATGATAGTTCCAACGGGAATGCAGAGGAGTCCAAAGGCAAGATCGACGAAATCTTGCCCAACCTCAGCGTACAGCACTGATGAGTTATCCTTGGTCTGCACAAGCCTCGCCTTGATGGCTTTGAAGTTGGGATCAGTGGCCTCAGCTGCCTGTTCTGCTAACAGATTCTCAGGAAGCTTACAAAGATATGTACCATTCGGCGCAATAGCAACATTGAAATACAGTCCAGTTAAAGGCTGCTTTGTCAGCATTGCTCTCCGGAGCAACCTAGTCATCTGGAAGAAATTCAATACAACTAGGTATATATTAGTAGTACTAACTTACAGCAGTACAAATAATTTCTCCAATGTGATGATGTGCACGGGTACGTAGAGAGACATACCATGGCAGAATTGAGTTGGAGCACCTTCTCCTCGATGTTCCCATTTCCTGGGATCCCAAATTGGTCCATCAGAGAAAACATAACCCTTGTGGATGCAAGAGAAACTTGGAGATCATCTGTTATGATGAACTTGGAGTCACTGATGACAAAACCCCCATCCACATTACTGTCTCCAAGAGCAGCACGGCGATTTATGTCTTCCCATTCCCCGGCGTACTCGACAACATTTCTACATCTGCAAACAGCATAAGAGGCGGAGCTATACCAGGGATCGTGGCACTCTGCATTTTTGCAGTGATACACGGGGTTACTGTCGTCAACTTTCACTTGAAGCCGGTGGCAGTAGGCTGCTGCTGCATTGACCGGCGCAAGAAGCATCGCCTTGCACGGCTTGGCTTGGAAGTGGCCTTCACCGAGACACTCCACGCTCTTGTACAGCTTGTCGAGGCATCCTACATGAGACTGCTTGTCGAAGAGACGGACGATGGTGCCGAGAGGCAGGGTGAGGAAGCTGAAGAGGACGTCGACGAACTCCTTGTCGGACTCCGCAAACAGCACCCTTCTCTTCGCCTTGTCGATGAACAGCTTCACGGCGACGGTAGGTCCGCCGTCGCTCGACATGCTCGACGAGGACATGTTCGTGGGTGTGGTGTGGTGACCTCTAGTTGCTGAGGAAGAGGAACTGTGGtgaggaagaagacgagttgAGGTGCTGCATATACCAATGGCTTCGCCGCGGTGCCCAGTATTGATAACGGCAGCGTCAGTCAATTAATGGTTGGGGTGGAATATGAAGGGGCTAGGCTTTACATTTCCCAGAAGGAAGATGTTAAAAGCCTCATTGAATTACTGCTCATCGGAAGTTGCAGCGGCATGGCACGGATGGTGAGGACTGTGACCAATTGGCACGCGCGCATGGCTTGCTGCATGCGCCTGCGAGGTCCCCAACCTTGGAGGTCATGGCTAGCTTGTACAGAATAGCTGGCGTTGGCGTTTGACGCTTTTTTTTTTACCTCCACGCCTCCCACATTTCAATGTCTTCTAGAGAATCTACAACCACAACTCGCAAAATCCGTCTCCAAACGCGTCCGGACGCGTCAGTGGATAGTGACCGATCAACAACAAAAAACATTTTCATGACCGGATACCTCATTTGCAAACCATCAAATCCATTCAACGTAAAACTACTATAAATTCTCGCCGGACCATCTTTGTTCTGTCCGTGCCCATGTTCGACGGCCGGCTATGCCTCTCAGAGCGTTGGTACGGTCACCGGCAAGGTAGAGTAGGACATGGCACACACACCGGCTTACGGACTACAGGCGCCGCCGTCTCCCATATGCCCTACTCTTCCTCGTCGGAGACCATGTCTTGCACGTCGTCGGTGGATGTGAGGTCAACGATGGATCCATTGAGGTTGGAGCCGGCCACGTCCACCACGACGCGATTGCGGCGCCAAGGGTTGCCCGACACCATACGAGGCGCCGGAGAGTGCTACTCAGCCTCGTCGGGTTCTGCCGCGCTCGCTGCCTCGCACGCCAGGCATGTCGTGCCATATTTGCCTTCGACTTGAAGTGGTTGTGCATCTCCAACTCAGAGCGCCAATGAAGGGGTTGCGCATCCGCCACAACTTTCGGACACCAGACGGATTGCACCGCCTCCGGCGAGCAGCCGCGACTACCCCTGGTTTCCGACTGACACAATGGATTCCCGTTGGATGGAGTCCGAGCATTTGTCTATTGGGTGGACTCCTCCCGGGAGCGGCAGAGTGCAAGACGGACGCCATCTCCTCCTCGGGGCCACGTGGGATGAGGTCCGGGTCAACAGATCATGATGTGTAGGACTCGGATCCGCTGCCCGCCATGCGGGAGAAGGTCGGAGATCGCTGGACGGGagcacactagtagaaaacggccCATTTGTCCCAGTTCGTAAGGACcctttgtcccggttcctgaatcgggactaaagggtcgttactaatgccctgtccctttagtctcggttcagtccagaaccgggacagatgggcctccacgtggcctgtgcggcgagcccaggcaggagggcttttagtcccggttggtggcaccaaccggaagcaataggcatccacgcgtcagcatttctgtggctgggggttttgtttttttttgaagggggggggttgggggttttggggggttaatttaggtgtttcatatattgtgttacctagctaattaatagagagaagtgtcctctcttatgtccgtccttggtcgatgctacgtactatacatacgtatatggagaggactagacacgctaactagctagtaagcaaacgaaggaaacagaagatcatcatgaacatgtatgcatacagagagaagtgatatcgaccacctctccttctccgagagattggtcgaacaacaagttctcgtatatctatccgacactaccggctacatatatacaataattatctcttacaaatataatctcctatcatacggacgcatggtccacatagtattctccgtcttcagcgatcacgtggtcaagaaagaatgccgccaattcctcttgaattgctcgcatgcgatctggtgctaggagttcatcccgcatccgaaacatctaatttgaagaagggggtcaatacatatatatatgaatgaatgaaactcaacacaaatgatggtaataaaataaaattgtgaatattattatttacgcacttcatattgttcgtcagagtagccccgctcacacgtcgtgtggcggatggactcgcaaacgtagtatccacataAATCATTCCCTTGTTACTGCCACAACCACtctacaagaaatagaggtcaatcaaactgataagcaagaatgccaaatggtattgatgaaactagcgcttgaatcactaggatatgcgcggaacatgctactatagtacttactttcgggtgtctaaattccagcttcttcggcagtcccggagcttttttggtgatttttctccaaaccctgccagacaaagaaaacaattacttgatatcagaaatgaacaaagttgctgatatggtggataatgatcgatttaacttacttctcgagcatttgagtcatgtctgcatactcctggggatcttttcgtttagagtccaagacagttactactccctgctcaagcttaatctctaggagaatatagtggaacctgcgcacgcatgcataactcatcaattacattactataaccttgactaatatataagggaaaccgaatatgcacaagacagtaacactcacttgaagttgtaaggaaagagtattatatctttgttttcatttattaccaaggaccgtagcaagttggcctcggtatctgcggcatgaaatttaacctcggttgcatctatgagatttgtgttaatgaacccaatatcaccgacttgtcttttcttcaattcgacgatcttcaatctgcataatatagtgaggataattaaatataaatacatgcaatgaaagagctgagctatatagagagacttaatgacagaagtattactacttacagacagtagcaggtgaccgttgctttatcgagggccaattgattgaaaaactgaaagaactcctcaaatggaacaggcaacagttcaattccaacgaggtcatgctcctttttaactctcacatacaaattattcctccccccagactctctgcagattttcatgtaccaatcatgcaatcttcacatcatcgttgttagagatctttcatctttgacgagaggcttcccgtgcTCGTATCTATCTATCCGCACCTCtaagaaatcataatgtacatcgtcgggcaggtaatctccaagatttctataaccgggcaccatcctcggatcattagagacgatgtcgctaggcaccttgagcggggggcacgattgcttcgcttgttcgccgagctgggcaatttgtttcccagctcgtcgttctttcatcctttgatcactgacagtacttcccgaccggtCCGCTTCGGCAAATgtctttccaataatgcgctcatagttgcctttcggcggagacttgggtggttttatcagggcagccagagtgcgcttcgctttcaccggatctaccttctcctccggaggtggatgtctctgtgctttcaacccttgaaaccagtcctTCACTTTGGTTCGCGCGATCTTCGCGTTCCCCACCGGGGtcatctcgtatggtaacttctctggagtcttcagagaaggaccgaatctgtatgtcctcccgcctctggctgtactgctagacgccggcagagcagacggagcggctgtcTTCTTACGAGGCgaaggagaaggactacgacgcgccggagcagccggagcggctgcgggtctcttccgcccttgtcgacgaggcggagaaggaggaggctggctgctcgggtgcgctggcgcaggcggagaaggaggcggagtgccgccacgcgccggagaaggagcctgAGTGCCCtaatcgtcactcgccggaggaggaggcggtggaggaggcggagtgccctgactcgccggaggaggaggaggaggcggaggcgtccagttcggaaggttgatgagctccttccgccataggcatggagtcttcagagcagaacccagccgggtctccccttcaccggtagggtggtcaagctggaggtcctcaaatccctccgttatttcatccaccatcaccctagcatatccttctggaatcggtcGGCAGTGAAAAGTTGTGCCGGGTttagtaggaaaaacagagccaacagccgccttgaccttcatattaatccattgcgtcataaggtggcaattttgagactccgtgatagcatccatgggatagctggcaggagccgtcaagacatgctccggctgaagcagctcggtggaagccatgctgcttctccgctgagatggcggggtagcttcgggggaagcttcggcagttcgtttgctgcgatttgcttctcattcctctatcgcttgtacccttgcgtgcagcgcctgcagttgggtctgctccactttcttcctcctcttgtggcatttgtaaccgcctgcgtccgaaaacccagccttccatggaacggagcctggcatgcctcgtgtccgtccagccaaaacactgttttatatactggtactgcagtggagactgttaagttgaacttccacctagaactctatgctacactagtaagcaacttgaacagtggactgtgtcgtggttctaactctgacagtgatgtaggggggtgagtatggagaggctagatcctagctattgggaagttgttacacgcgaggtttacgagttcaggcccttctcggaggaagtaatagccctacatctcggagcctggaggcggtcgactggattatgcgtgtatggattacaggggtgcgaaccctccttactgaggaggggggtggcttatatagagttcgccggctcGCTCCTGCCcccagtaatgcagggtttaaggtacatttaaggtcgggcgttactggtaacgcccctaataaagagctataatgaccataaagactacttaacagctgaccatttgcctgcggagtgactataGATCTCCcggcggtcgagtggttggcttcatggtcgagtgatagcttcttggtcgagtgtcttgaacctgtcgagtgggatgccttcaagtcgattgaaaggtgatttctcctaggggtgtcctagagtaggactcttcggtcaggtccgtgtccctaccctaggtacatgtcttcatcattagcccccgaatggatcgaggttagagtggggaaagagttggagatctttccgactggttcttcgggcTATGTGAGCGCCTCATTTTGGgacaatcgtcacggatgacgttgccaaccttttccagtcgccttgatccattccaggccttccgtcgagtgaatttctttgttTGTGCCATACCGAGTGCCGGCGCGATCGGGGTCTTCTGTTTTTTAGCAagttgttctgcggcccgcggatgtcgcgggatttggattttgggaagcgcgcgggacgggagcagccgcagtaatcggaagcgataaagcggaagttCCTCGATCtccgcgtcgcctttttcgccacgtactgcgcgcgcgtctgttgcgggatttgactggatggCCTAGGCCTAccggtcagccactcgggagcggccccttataagttgccggctcggggtttccaagccgtgcgctctcttctccttccttcttcctctctccctttgCCAGTCTCTCTGCTACCTCTGCTCTCACCCTAGCACCGCGAGCCCGTGCGAGATCTctccggcgacgatggtgaagggcaagaccaccgctttggagcgcgcgaagaaggcggcggcggcggggaaagggaagagatctgctcggggcggatcctcctccaggaccgctctgcccaaaggttggatccagggtgactggatgccctcggtgctccggcaagaggatcttgacgacatggtcgaggggggagccATTCCCCACGAAGCTGCGTGTCTTCCGAagggagagatcgaacctcaaccctgtgacggtgagtgcgtgctcctagccacccacatcgaccgagggttttctctgccgccccatcctttcttccggagtttcttgaatttcttcggagcgcggctccatcactttacccccaactccatagtctatcttgccgcgttcatttccatgtgcgaggccttcctgggttgccgtccgcattgggggcttttcaagcatatttttacttgccgctctcagtcggttaaaaaggccaagtcgagtgatgaaaagacgcaagtgatccatctgtgcgggggcctggcgatctagacgagggggaagagctgttttcCCTCTA contains:
- the LOC125538256 gene encoding uncharacterized protein LOC125538256, coding for MSSSSMSSDGGPTVAVKLFIDKAKRRVLFAESDKEFVDVLFSFLTLPLGTIVRLFDKQSHVGCLDKLYKSVECLGEGHFQAKPCKAMLLAPVNAAAAYCHRLQVKVDDSNPVYHCKNAECHDPWYSSASYAVCRCRNVVDDSKFIITDDLQVSLASTRVMFSLMDQFGIPGNGNIEEKVLQLNSAMMTRLLRRAMLTKQPLTGLYFNVAIAPNGTYLCKLPENLLAEQAAEATDPNFKAIKARLVQTKDNSSVLYAEVGQDFVDLAFGLLCIPVGTIMKTFSHLPQKGCMGNLYRSVAGSVKEECQGVLLTPKVAPFFGCSSNVLQVEELAGRRIFARRYLEMNPRSHDDTGVRGYIKGTPINFMVTNDLQIMPLSLTNTIQLLHASNIPKNKLVEKELTLNKTQVLKIVRAAFETREALSSTLLP